A stretch of DNA from Methanobrevibacter wolinii SH:
AATTTTACACCAGAACCAATAAAAACAGTTAAAGAAGTTAAAGACACTCCTAAAACTGAAGTAAATAATACTGTAAATAATAAAACTGATGTTAAAAACGATTCAACAAATAAAAATAATTCTGCAGATAATAATCATAATAATAATCATAATAACAACAATACTCATAGTGCGGCAGGTAGTCCTCATTCAGATGATGGCTATTGATTATTTTAATTTTTATTAGTTTTATTTATTTTCTTATAAAATTTTATGTGATATTTATGTTTAAAATTATGATAACACCTTTATTTGGAGATACTGATGCATTAGGACATATTAATAATAATGTTCTTGGAAGATGGTTTGAATTAGCACGTAATGATATTTTTAAATTGTTTGTTCCAGATCTTAGTACTAGTTATGATGATTGGAATCTTATTATGCTTAAAACAGAATATGAATTTTTATCTCAAATATTTTATGGTCATGATGTTGAAATAAGAACTTATGTTTCAAGAATTGGTCATAGTTCCTTTACAACCTATCATGAAGCATGGCAAAATGGAATATTATGTGCTAAAGGTAAAGCTACTATGGTTCATTTTGATTTTAATGCCCAAAAATCAGTTAATATTCCTGATGATATAAGGAAAAAATTAGAAGAACATTTCTATAATGAAGAAGAAAAAGAAAGTAATTAATTTTCTATTTTTAATTTTTTTATTATTATATTAGCGTCTTAATAGTTTCTCTTATTTTAGAATTCTAGTTTTTTATTTTATTTGAGTTTTCAATAAACTCTTAATATTAATCAATTTTAAAAGATTCTATTTTTTATTATTAAAAATTTTTTATATATTTAATGTTTTTTCGAAATATTTATATACTTTGTTTTAACAATTGTAATATATCGGAATATGGGTTCCGTTTTCCGATGAAAATTTTTTGCTCAAAAATTTTTTATAGAATATTAAGAGTTTAGGCTCTATATTTAAATTTTGTTTAAAAAAAGTTTTTTTCGTTTTTAAAACATTTTTTAAATTCCCTTTGTTTCTAATTTATTTATAGGGCCTAAACTCTTCATTTTAATAATAAATTATTAAGGTTTAAATTGGATATAAAAGTTTTTCTTAAAAAGTTTTATATATTTCTAAATTCCCTTTGTTTTTTATTTATATTCAAATTTAAATCTTAATAATGAATATTTTTATTTATAAAATAATTTTTTTTATTTTTTTATTTAAATTAATATTCTGTTTTTATTTAAAATAAGTGTATTTTTTTATTATTGTTGAAGTTTAATATTTTAATTAGATATATAATTTTTAATTCTTAAAATTTGTTTTTATATTATTATTTTTAAGATAAAACAATTAAAATTTAAATAATTCTTAAAATTTGTTTTTATATTATTATTTTTAAGATAAAATAATTAAAATTTAAAATATAGTCCTATAAAAATTTAAAGTATTTTAATAATTTAAAATAAGAAAAAATAATTAAGAATTAGTACTATTTTTAGGATAAGCAATACCTATAATATTATTTATATCTGTCCAGGTTTTAATACCTTCAGTTTTATAAATTTCTCCATTAATATTTTCATAACTTATTTTTTTATTATCACTAGTTAAGTAAACTTCTTGTCCTTTAATATCACTAACTCTTTTAATAATAGTTCCATATTCTGGAGTATCTGCAATTACACAATCTCCTTTGTGAATATTTTTTGTTTTATTTACTATAACATATTCTCCATTATGAAAAGTTGGTTCCATTGATGTTCCAGAAACTTTACAAAGTATTGATAATGTATTATCTCCAAATACTGAATGAAAATTTACTTTGACATTTTTATATCCATATCTTTTAGCAATATTTGTTATATTATTTTTAATAGTGCTTTTAGTACTATTCTCATTTATTAATTCTTTTTTACAATAACTATTTATTTCATTAGTCATTTCATTGTTATTGTGGATTATAGGAAGTCCTAATATTTCTATACTTCCACCATCATCATGTGAATCTATATTAATTTGACATGTGTTAGCTATACTAATTAATCCAATTATTATTAAAAGAATTATAATTGTGCTAAAAAGAATATTTTTTTTATTCATTTTATCACTAAAATATTATTTTTAATCAGTATTAGGATCTGGTAAATCCTCATCATTAATTATATTTGTGTTTAATAACATTTTCATAGTTTCAATATCTAATTGTCCTGGAGCAGTAACATCACTTCCTACTGCAAATGTTATTGGTGAATTAAATTTAGATGCCATAACTCTTGTATATGATCCAAGTTCACCCATAGATATAGCAATTGTATTATCACAACTTGATAATATTGCAAGAATTACTAAGGTATCCTCTAAATCTTGTGGCATAACTGCAACTTTTGCAATATCTCCAACTTGTTTTTCTTTTTTAACTATGTACATTAAGTCACTTAATTCAGGTGTTTTTTCAAAGTCATGATAGGAAATTATAGTTTTAACTCCAGTATCTTTAATCTTTTCAATGTATTCATCATTTGTTTGAAGTTCAATGTCAATATATTCAACATAAGGAGCAACTGCTAAAAGTAAATTTACTCTTTCTTCCTCACTACCTTTAAAATCTCCACCTTCAGAATCAATTCTATTAGTTGCAATTGTTGGAAAATCAATAGTTTTTATAATATCTATAAGAGTTTCAGAATCAGGATTATCCATTGCATCAATTCTAAATTCTAAAATATCTGCTCCTTTTTTAATACAATCTTTTGCCACTTCTATTACACTATCTTTATCTTTTTGAGCAATTGGGATTGCTATTTTTGTTTGTGAATACATTGAATCATCTTAAAATTTTATTAGATTTAAAATTATATTTTGACCTTTTTAAAATAAGAATTTATTTTAAAATTTAATTTTATAGCTATTTATTAATTTAAAAATAAAATATATCTTGAATTTAAGTATTTTAATAAAATTTATTTTAAATATTCATTAATTTAAATTTTTTTTAATATTTTTAATTATCTCTATTTTAAAATCATTTAAATTAAAATAAATTCTTTATATTATTTTAAATCATTTAATTAATAATATATTGATTTTATCTAATTATAAATTTTCTTATATAAAATATAATCTTTAATTCCTTAGTTTTCTAGTTTTCAGTATTTTTTCTTATGAAAGTTTTTTTATTTTTTTAGTTGGGTTTTTTTAGGTTTTTTACTTTTTATTTAGGTTTTATTAGGTTTTGTTTTTTTAGTTGGATTTTTTTAGGTTTTGTTTTTGTATTTTTTTACTTAAGTTTTATTTTTTTTAGTAAATTTAGCTTATTATTTGCTTTTTCTATAGTTTTATTATATATTTTAATTTTAAAATCTTTTATAAAATAATAAATATTATAAATTTTAGAAATATAATTTAATTATTATATTAAATTTATTTAAATACTTATAAATTATTTTTTTATTTAAATAATTTTAATTTTAAATAAAGGTTTTTCTATTTAAATATGTTATTATAAAATTTGTGGGGCGTAAAATGAAACTTACAGCTATTGGTGCAGATATATCTTCTAATGATATTTCTTGTAGTCAATCTTTAGTAAATAATATTGAAAAAGATATTCATAAACTTGTAGATTTAGGTGCATATAAGGCAGCACTTACTAATGTTACAGGTGATGATATAGTAATCGCAGCATATGTTGAGGATGATTTACTTGAAAAGATTAATCAAGGAATTATTAATATTATGAGAGATAATGCTGAAAATCCTGGTGATTTAGATGGTATATCTAAGGATAAAAATCATGCTGGAGAAGGTGTTTCATATTCTCAAGTTGATATCCAAGATGATATCTATCCAGATAGTGTTATATTACACTTTGATACTTATGGTGGAGAAGAATTTGTAGAAGATGTTGCTAATTCTGCAATTGATGCTGCTAGAGGTCTTAAGAATGTTAATGATGTATGTGATTATATTGGAGGAAAAGTACGTGAAATTCCTGGTGTAGGTTATGTTTCTAATGAAACTGATGATCCTGTAATCTGTGCATCTATTAATGGTATGGAATCAGTAGGTACTGTAGCATTTACAATGATTGGTGCAGCTTTAGGTTGTAAAAACACTTATCTTGTAAAAAAAGGTAGTTCATGTAATGTAATTCCTGGAAGTGTTCTTATTAGTGCTACTGCATTTATGAATGGGAATGCTTTGGATTTAGCTGTACCTTTTGAAAATAAAACTAGAATTTTAAGATGATTATTTTTTTAGAGTTTAAAAGTTTCTCTTT
This window harbors:
- a CDS encoding S24/S26 family peptidase — protein: MNKKNILFSTIIILLIIIGLISIANTCQINIDSHDDGGSIEILGLPIIHNNNEMTNEINSYCKKELINENSTKSTIKNNITNIAKRYGYKNVKVNFHSVFGDNTLSILCKVSGTSMEPTFHNGEYVIVNKTKNIHKGDCVIADTPEYGTIIKRVSDIKGQEVYLTSDNKKISYENINGEIYKTEGIKTWTDINNIIGIAYPKNSTNS
- a CDS encoding acyl-CoA thioesterase, which gives rise to MFKIMITPLFGDTDALGHINNNVLGRWFELARNDIFKLFVPDLSTSYDDWNLIMLKTEYEFLSQIFYGHDVEIRTYVSRIGHSSFTTYHEAWQNGILCAKGKATMVHFDFNAQKSVNIPDDIRKKLEEHFYNEEEKESN
- the aroD gene encoding type I 3-dehydroquinate dehydratase, whose amino-acid sequence is MYSQTKIAIPIAQKDKDSVIEVAKDCIKKGADILEFRIDAMDNPDSETLIDIIKTIDFPTIATNRIDSEGGDFKGSEEERVNLLLAVAPYVEYIDIELQTNDEYIEKIKDTGVKTIISYHDFEKTPELSDLMYIVKKEKQVGDIAKVAVMPQDLEDTLVILAILSSCDNTIAISMGELGSYTRVMASKFNSPITFAVGSDVTAPGQLDIETMKMLLNTNIINDEDLPDPNTD